One genomic region from Thermoleptolyngbya sichuanensis A183 encodes:
- a CDS encoding ArsR/SmtB family transcription factor, with the protein MNFPKSAPPTAVPTCCTPLLAGALPPEDAARLAALFRVLGEPARLQLLSLIASQPGQEACVCELTEPLGLSQPTISHHLKVMYEAGLLQKERRGNWIYYRLVGDRLEQLRVALASPAR; encoded by the coding sequence ATGAATTTCCCTAAATCTGCTCCACCAACTGCCGTGCCGACCTGCTGCACTCCGCTGCTGGCAGGCGCATTACCGCCCGAAGACGCGGCCCGGCTTGCTGCCCTGTTTCGCGTGTTGGGCGAACCGGCCCGCCTGCAACTGCTCAGCCTGATCGCGTCCCAGCCGGGTCAGGAAGCTTGCGTCTGCGAATTGACCGAGCCGCTGGGTCTGTCGCAGCCGACCATCAGCCACCACCTCAAGGTGATGTACGAAGCGGGACTGTTGCAAAAAGAGCGGCGCGGCAACTGGATATATTACCGACTGGTGGGCGATCGCCTGGAACAGTTGCGCGTTGCCCTGGCCAGCCCAGCCCGCTGA
- a CDS encoding DUF6962 family protein, which yields MPWPAQPAEPTARRPRAMTLSEPITTLTDYAIALECLIFAVCLLKQAAPPKPAKGWILAFVSTALAAALGGTLHGWSAALSPGWALGLWRAMLLALGVASYGLVAGVSADWGPGGKLGKVRQLALGKLTVYGLWAWQAESFWGAIADYLLSMLLVAGLVVGLILGLVGSGAVLVGPAQRVAAGWLLGGVGLSFAAAGVQVVQLALRPWLMPNDLYHLVQMVALYAFFRAAQPPPSHAVG from the coding sequence TTGCCCTGGCCAGCCCAGCCCGCTGAACCCACTGCCCGCAGGCCCCGTGCGATGACGCTGAGCGAACCCATTACCACGCTGACCGACTATGCGATCGCCCTGGAATGCCTGATCTTTGCGGTCTGCTTGCTGAAACAGGCAGCACCCCCCAAGCCTGCAAAGGGATGGATACTGGCCTTTGTCAGCACGGCGCTGGCTGCGGCCCTGGGCGGCACGCTGCACGGATGGAGCGCCGCGTTGTCGCCGGGTTGGGCATTGGGCCTGTGGCGAGCCATGCTGCTGGCGCTGGGGGTTGCCAGTTATGGGCTGGTGGCTGGCGTGAGTGCGGATTGGGGGCCGGGGGGCAAATTGGGCAAGGTGCGCCAGTTGGCGCTGGGCAAGCTGACGGTGTATGGGCTGTGGGCATGGCAGGCGGAATCCTTTTGGGGGGCGATCGCCGACTATCTGCTGTCCATGCTGCTGGTGGCGGGTCTGGTAGTGGGGCTGATATTGGGGCTGGTGGGGTCGGGGGCGGTTCTGGTCGGCCCAGCGCAGCGGGTCGCTGCAGGATGGCTATTGGGCGGGGTGGGTCTGTCGTTTGCCGCAGCCGGGGTGCAGGTGGTGCAGCTTGCCCTGCGGCCCTGGCTCATGCCCAATGACCTCTATCATCTGGTGCAGATGGTCGCGCTCTATGCGTTCTTTCGCGCAGCGCAGCCGCCTCCTTCTCACGCTGTTGGGTAA